One part of the Oikeobacillus pervagus genome encodes these proteins:
- a CDS encoding DsrE family protein, giving the protein MNEVDLLITLTAHERDANNVTIAFTMGLKALEKGHKVEILLLSDAVHLAKKGYADQIDIGAPFKSIQELLPAYLEKGGNIKVCSSCMEHNNVAKEDIVDGAEVINADYVVDAIMESKKTLQLN; this is encoded by the coding sequence ATGAACGAGGTAGATTTATTAATTACTTTAACGGCTCATGAAAGAGATGCGAATAATGTTACAATTGCCTTTACGATGGGGTTAAAAGCACTAGAAAAAGGTCATAAGGTAGAAATTTTACTATTGTCAGATGCCGTCCATCTTGCGAAAAAAGGATATGCCGATCAAATTGACATTGGTGCCCCATTTAAGTCAATCCAAGAACTTTTGCCCGCTTATTTAGAAAAAGGGGGCAACATAAAAGTTTGTTCCTCCTGCATGGAACATAATAACGTGGCGAAGGAAGACATCGTCGACGGAGCAGAAGTCATCAATGCAGACTATGTAGTTGACGCCATTATGGAATCGAAGAAAACATTGCAGTTGAACTAG
- a CDS encoding MFS transporter, with amino-acid sequence METKKALPVLFLVMFLVMIGFGIIIPVLPFYAEKIGANPTELGLLMAVYSLMQLLFAPMWGRISDRIGRKPVIMIGIFGLAISFFLMAVSTQLWMLFAARIIGGVLSSANMPTTMAYVADITSPEDRGKGMGIIGAAVGLGFIFGPAIGGVFSKTSLNMPFYISGISSLITFFLVLILLKESLPKEKRNAHLEKKSSMFAAFNGPVSILFILQLFISLSLSGLEATFAYFAAKKAGLGAIELGYIFMIMGLAGAIVQGGVVGRLTKKFGEGLVIQAGIIISAIGFACILLVDSFTTAAIYLTIFGIGNGVIRPSVSALLTKTSTVGHGSATGLLSSFDSLGRIIGPPLGGWLFSVAAGLPYISGAFLSVIAFLLYRVYHVRAKKTSAIAQS; translated from the coding sequence TTGGAAACGAAAAAGGCCTTACCGGTTTTATTTTTAGTGATGTTTTTAGTGATGATTGGATTTGGGATTATTATTCCTGTTCTTCCGTTTTATGCGGAAAAGATCGGGGCCAATCCAACAGAACTTGGGCTATTAATGGCGGTTTATTCCTTAATGCAATTGCTTTTCGCTCCGATGTGGGGACGGATCTCGGATCGCATTGGTCGAAAGCCAGTTATTATGATTGGAATTTTTGGTCTAGCTATTTCCTTCTTTTTAATGGCGGTTTCAACTCAATTGTGGATGTTGTTTGCTGCTAGAATTATTGGGGGGGTTTTATCGTCAGCGAATATGCCGACAACGATGGCGTATGTGGCGGATATTACGTCCCCTGAGGATCGAGGAAAAGGCATGGGAATCATCGGAGCTGCCGTTGGTTTAGGATTTATCTTTGGACCTGCGATTGGTGGTGTCTTTTCGAAAACAAGTTTAAATATGCCTTTCTATATTTCCGGGATTTCATCTCTTATTACGTTTTTCCTTGTGTTGATTTTATTAAAAGAATCATTGCCAAAGGAAAAGAGAAACGCTCATTTAGAAAAAAAATCTTCCATGTTTGCCGCTTTTAATGGGCCAGTTTCTATTTTATTTATTTTACAATTATTTATTTCCTTATCCCTGTCCGGCTTAGAGGCGACTTTTGCTTATTTCGCTGCCAAAAAAGCTGGTTTAGGAGCGATCGAATTAGGCTATATTTTTATGATTATGGGTCTTGCTGGGGCGATCGTTCAAGGGGGGGTAGTCGGTCGATTAACGAAGAAATTCGGTGAAGGCTTAGTCATCCAAGCAGGCATTATCATTTCCGCCATTGGATTTGCCTGTATTTTATTAGTGGATAGTTTTACAACCGCTGCAATTTATTTAACGATATTTGGAATTGGCAATGGTGTCATCCGCCCAAGTGTTTCTGCCTTATTAACGAAGACATCGACTGTCGGTCATGGAAGTGCGACTGGGTTATTGTCTTCATTTGATTCACTTGGTCGAATCATTGGCCCTCCATTAGGTGGTTGGTTATTTTCAGTTGCCGCTGGATTACCGTACATATCAGGGGCATTCTTATCCGTCATCGCATTTCTCTTATATCGCGTCTATCATGTCCGTGCGAAAAAGACTTCAGCTATTGCCCAATCGTAA